A genomic window from Brassica oleracea var. oleracea cultivar TO1000 chromosome C8, BOL, whole genome shotgun sequence includes:
- the LOC106312519 gene encoding probable polygalacturonase isoform X2 has translation MKNILLCIVTIITLSFLTTNAQGRKVSQSYETYEYTAITCRSHSASITDFGGVGDGKTLNTKAFQSAVDHLSQYSSDGGAQLFVPAGKWLTGSFSLTSHFTLFLHKDATLLAAQDLEEYPVLKALPSYGRGRDAAGGRFASLVFGTNLSDVIITGNNGTIDGQGSFWWQKFHGGKLKYTRPYLIELMFSDTIQISNITLIDSPSWNIHPVYSSNILVKGVTIIAPVKSPNTDGINPDSCTNTRIEDCYIISGDDCVAVKSGWDEYGIAFGMPTKHLIIRRLTCVSPYSAAIALGSEMSGGIEDVRAEDITAYQTESGVRIKTAVGRGAFVRNVYVRGMSLHTMKWVFWMTGNYKAHADSHYDPHALPEITGINYRDIVAENVSMAGRLEGISGDPFTGICISNATISMAVKHKKAIWMCSDVEGVTSGVDPKPCDLLDGKQSEKMDGGCEFPSDVLEIDNVELKSCSYQNVT, from the exons ATGAAGAACATACTCTTATGCATAGTTACTATCATAACCCTCTCGTTCCTTACAACCAATGCTCAAGGAAGAAAGGTATCACAGTCATATGAAACGTACGAGTACACAGCCATCACTTGCAGATCCCATAGCGCCTCCATAACAGACTTCGGTGGCGTCGGAGACGGCAAAACCTTGAACACAAAGGCCTTCCAGAGCGCCGTAGATCATCTCAGCCAATACTCATCCGACGGTGGAGCTCAGCTCTTTGTCCCCGCCGGAAAATGGCTCACGGGAAGCTTCAGCCTCACAAGCCATTTCACTTTGTTTCTTCACAAAGACGCTACGCTTCTCGCTGCTCAAGACTTAGAAGAATACCCAGTTTTAAAAGCTTTGCCTTCTTACGGAAGAGGACGTGACGCCGCCGGTGGAAGATTCGCCAGTCTTGTCTTCGGAACTAATCTCTCCGACGTAATCATAACTG GAAACAATGGTACAATCGACGGTCAAGGATCGTTTTGGTGGCAAAAATTCCATGGTGGTAAACTCAAGTATACTCGGCCGTACCTGATCGAGTTAATGTTCTCCGACACTATCCAGATATCGAACATAACGCTCATTGATTCTCCGTCGTGGAATATACACCCGGTGTACAGTAG CAACATCCTCGTGAAAGGAGTGACGATCATCGCCCCGGTGAAATCGCCGAACACCGACGGAATCAACCCAG ATTCGTGCACCAACACCAGAATCGAAGACTGCTACATAATCTCCGGCGACGACTGCGTCGCCGTGAAAAGCGGATGGGACGAGTACGGAATCGCCTTCGGCATGCCGACGAAGCACCTCATAATCCGCCGCCTCACCTGCGTCTCCCCGTACAGCGCCGCGATCGCGCTGGGGAGCGAGATGTCCGGCGGAATCGAAGACGTCCGGGCGGAGGACATCACCGCGTACCAGACCGAGTCCGGCGTGCGGATCAAAACCGCCGTGGGGAGAGGAGCGTTCGTGAGGAACGTGTACGTGAGAGGGATGAGCCTCCACACGATGAAGTGGGTGTTCTGGATGACCGGGAACTACAAGGCCCACGCAGATAGCCACTACGACCCTCACGCTCTACCGGAGATAACCGGGATTAATTATAGAGACATTGTGGCTGAGAATGTTTCGATGGCTGGGAGGCTTGAAGGGATCTCGGGAGATCCGTTTACCGGGATTTGTATTTCGAATGCTACGATCTCTATGGCGGTTAAGCATAAGAAGGCGATTTGGATGTGTAGTGACGTGGAGGGTGTTACTAGTGGTGTTGATCCTAAGCCGTGCGATTTGCTTGATGGAAAGCAGTCGGAGAAGATGGACGGTGGGTGTGAGTTTCCCAGTGATGTGTTGGAGATTGATAATGTCGAGCTTAAGAGTTGTAGCTATCAGAATGTTACCTAA
- the LOC106310536 gene encoding chlorophyll a-b binding protein, chloroplastic: MASLGASSAIAAISSQGFLGGKKLRLKKKLSVPAVSRSAASVRAVAADPDRPIWFPGSTPPEWLDGSLPGDFGFDPLGLSSDPDSLKWNAQAELVHWRWAMLGAAGIFIPEFLTKIGILNTPSWYTAGEQEYFTDKTTLFVVELILIGWAEGRRWADIIKPGSVNTDPIFPDNKLTGTDVGYPGGLWFDPLGWGSGSPAKIKELRTKEIKNGRLAMLTVMGAWFQHIYTGIGPIDNLFAHLADPGHTTIFAAFTPK, encoded by the exons ATGGCTTCTCTTGGTGCTTCTTCTGCCATCGCTGCCATTTCTTCTCAAGG TTTCTTGGGTGGGAAGAAACTGAGGCTGAAGAAGAAGCTTAGTGTTCCAGCTGTTTCCAGGTCGGCTGCGTCCGTGCGCGCGGTGGCAGCAGATCCCGATAGACCAATCTGGTTCCCTGGTAGCACTCCTCCAGAGTGGCTCGACGGTAGCCTCCCTGGTGATTTCGGATTTGATCCTCTTGGTCTTT CATCTGACCCGGATAGTCTAAAATGGAACGCACAAGCAGAGCTAGTCCATTGGCGGTGGGCAATGCTCGGAGCCGCGGGAATATTTATCCCGGAGTTTCTAACCAAGATCGGTATCCTCAACACGCCGTCGTGGTACACTGCCGGAGAGCAAGAATATTTCACGGATAAAACCACACTCTTCGTTGTTGAGCTCATCTTAATCGGATGGGCCGAGGGACGTAGATGGGCTGATATCATCAAGCCCGGTAGCGTCAACACCGACCCAATCTTCCCGGATAACAAACTGACGGGCACAGACGTGGGATACCCGGGTGGGTTATGGTTCGACCCGTTGGGTTGGGGATCCGGTAGCCCGGCTAAGATCAAGGAGCTGAGGACCAAAGAGATCAAGAACGGAAGGTTGGCTATGTTGACAGTGATGGGTGCTTGGTTCCAACATATCTACACTGGGATTGGTCCTATTGATAACCTTTTTGCACATCTTGCTGATCCTGGCCACACCACTATCTTCGCT GCTTTCACACCCAAATGA
- the LOC106309220 gene encoding glutathione S-transferase T3-like, with protein sequence MKTAHDIYFNDYNLKFTLEHCWRELRFDQKWRSHSQPKEKRKEAGAEAVPEEEEEVRPPGVKASKAAKRKKPNEAAYDHIHSILAEKNTISRQKILDRLLAKNIDTLSDNEVALKNKLISEML encoded by the coding sequence ATGAAGACTGCGCATGACATCTATTTCAATGACTACAATCTCAAGTTCACGCTTGAACATTGCTGGAGGGAACTTCGGTTTGATCAGAAGTGGAGGTCACACTCTCAGCCGAAGGAGAAAAGGAAGGAAGCTGGTGCGGAGGCGGTGCCTGAGGAGGAGGAAGAGGTTAGACCTCCTGGTGTTAAGGCTAGCAAAGCTGCTAAACGCAAGAAGCCAAATGAAGCAGCTTATGATCATATACATAGCATCCTAGCTGAGAAAAACACCATTTCCAGACAAAAGATCCTTGATCGTTTGCTAGCCAAAAACATAGACACACTTTCTGATAATGAAGTGGCTCTCAAGAATAAACTCATCTCTGAAATGCTTTGA
- the LOC106312115 gene encoding RAB6A-GEF complex partner protein 1-like isoform X1, protein MYMAYGWPQVIPLLPGSCPSSQRIVYLKLAGKLLLVVSPSHLELWGSSQQRVRLGKYIRDEKSVREEGENLQAVWSPDSKLIAVLTSSFFLHIYKVKFMDKRIKTGERQPSELCFASMSLLLSEQVPFAGEDLSVSNFVRDGKTMLLGLSDGCLYSISWKGEFGGAFTIGSQRSDSNDDRLLPYTLGNGLVSGVDSAALASDDKISTKSAIVQLELCTLSKLLFVLDSDGMLVVCSVNKKGLKYTESIKAEKKLAGDAVCASVASEKQILAVGTRKGAVELYDLSQSVSLLRTVSLHDWGYSADYTGPVNSIAWTPDNSAFAVGWKSRGLAVWSVSGCRLMSTVRQIGLSSSSSPKINPNQDSRYEPLMNGTSAIQWDEYGYRLFATEEASCDRILAFSFGKCCLNRGVSGKTYIRQVMYGEDRLLMVQAEDTDDLKLLHLKLPVSYITQNWPVQHVAASEDGQYLAIAGLHGLILYDVRFKKWRVFGDVSQEQQIHCKGLLWLGKIVVICNYIETSETYELLFYPRYHLDQSSLLCRKVLLGKPMVMDVYQDYILVSYHPFIIHVYHVKLYGELTPSSKAYLELSTVRELSIMTAKSHPAAMRFVPDQHPREREVDSDNLSSDLSDREPSRCLILRGNGELSLLDLVDGRERELTDSVELFWVTCGQSEEKTNLVEEVSWLDYGHRGMQVWYPSLGDDPFIQEDFLQLDPELEFDREVYPLGLLPNVGVVVGVSQRMSFSASAEFPCFEPTPQAQTILHCLLRHLLQRDKNEEALLLAQLSAEKPHFSHCLEWLLFTVFEADISRPNANRSQISGPGHLKKLSLLRKACDLIKHFPEYYDVVVNVARKTDARHWADLFSAAGISTTLFEDCFQRRWYRTAACYILVIAKLEGPAVSQYCALRLLQATLDESLYDLAGELVRFLLRSGREIEQAPTEADTLSSPKLLGFLIFGSSHKKSSLDKSSSSFKEQSPHVASVKSILESHASYLMSGKELSKLVAFVKGTQFDIVDFLQRERYGCAQLENFAAGLELIGQKLQMSELQNRLDAEFLLAQMCSVKFKEWIVVLATLLQRSEVLYDIFRSDLRLWKAYSMTLQSHLGFAQYHDLLQILEEKLSATAGEGSSRGSIS, encoded by the exons ATGTATATGGCTTATGGATGGCCACAGGTGATCCCGCTTCTACCGGGATCGTGTCCGTCTTCTCAGAGAATCGTCTACCTTAAGCTCGCCGGCAAGCTGTTGCTGGTTGTGTCTCCGTCTCACTTGGAGCTTTGGGGCTCTTCTCAG CAACGAGTGAGGTTGGGGAAGTACATTAGAGATGAGAAGTCGGTGCGTGAAGAAGGGGAGAATCTGCAAGCTGTGTGGAGTCCAGACTCTAAATTGATTGCTGTTCTT ACCTCATCTTTCTTTCTTCATATATATAAAGTAAAGTTTATGGATAAACGAATAAAGACTGGGGAGAGACAGCCTTCTGAGTTGTGTTTTGCGAGCATGTCTCTTTTGCTAAGTGAGCAGGTCCCTTTTGCTGGGGAGGACTTGTCTGT GAGCAATTTTGTGAGGGACGGGAAAACTATGCTGTTGGGACTCTCTGATGGATGTTTATATAGTATTTCCTGGAAAGGAGAG TTTGGTGGAGCTTTCACCATTGGTTCTCAACGTTCTGATAGCAACGATGATAGGCTCTTGCCTTACACCCTCGGTAATGGGCTAGTTTCTGGAGTAGATTCAGCAGCACTTGCATCTGATGACAAAATCTCGACAAAATCGGCTATTGTTCAGCTGGAGCTCTGCACTCTTTCCAAGTTATTGTTTGTGTTAGATTCTGATGGGATGCTAGTGGTATGCTCTGTGAATAAGAAAGGTTTAAAGTATACTGAGAGCATTAAAGCGGAGAAGAAGTTGGCTGGTGATGCTGTTTGTGCATCAGTGGCTTCAGAGAAACAAATTCTTGCTGTGGGTACAAGAAAAGGAGCGGTGGAGTTATATGATCTTTCACAATCGGTCTCTCTCTTACGTACAGTTTCTTTGCATGACTGGGG TTATTCAGCGGATTATACTGGGCCTGTGAATAGCATTGCATGGACGCCTGACAACTCTGCTTTTGCGGTTGGGTGGAAGTCGAGAGGGCTTGCAGTTTGGTCTGTTTCGGGATGTAGATTGATGTCAACTGTCCGCCAAATTGGACTGAGCTCTTCATCTTCCCCTAAAATAAACCCAAACCAAGACTCTAGATACGAACCGCTGATGAATGGTACTTCAGCCATCCAGTGGGATGAATATGGATATAGATTATTTGCTACAGAGGAGGCATCTTGCGATAGAATCCTTGCATTTTCTTTTGGAAAATGTTGCTTAAACAGAGGAGTTTCAGGAAAAACTTATATTCGTCAGGTAATGTATGGTGAGGATAGGCTACTCATGGTTCAAGCGGAGGACACTGATGATCTTAAGCTTTTACATCTAAAACTTCCA GTTTCTTATATTACTCAGAATTGGCCTGTTCAACACGTGGCAGCTAGCGAGGACGGGCAATACCTGGCTATTGCTGGTTTACATGGTCTGATTTTATATGACGTTAGATTTAAGAAATGGAGAGTATTTGGAGATGTCAGTCAAGAACAACAGATTCATTGCAAGGGTTTGTTATGGTTGGGGAAGATTGTCGTAATCTGTAACTACATCGAAACTTCTGAGAC GTATGAATTGCTTTTCTATCCAAGATATCACCTTGACCAGAGCTCTTTACTTTGTCGTAAAGTGCTGCTTGGCAAACCAATGGTGATGGATGTTTACCAGGATTATATACTTGTATCTTACCATCCGTTCATCATCCACGTATACCATGTCAAGTTATATGGTGAATTGACACCTTCAAGCAAAGCATATTTAGAG CTTTCCACAGTAAGAGAATTGTCCATCATGACTGCAAAGAGCCATCCAGCAGCAATGCGATTTGTTCCTGACCAGCACCCAAGAGAGCGCGAGGTGGATAGTGATAATTTGTCTTCTGATCTGTCAGACAGGGAACCCTCAAG GTGTCTTATACTGCGGGGAAATGGGGAGCTTTCACTTCTTGATTTGGTTGATGGAAGAGAGAGGGAACTTACAGACTCAGTTGAACTATTTTGGGTGACATGTGGTCAATCGGAGGAAAAGACAAATCTCGTCGAGGAAGTATCTTGGCTAGATTATGGTCATCGAGGAATGCAG GTTTGGTATCCTTCTCTAGGGGACGATCCTTTTATCCAAGAGGATTTCTTGCAG TTGGATCCAGAGTTGGAATTTGATCGTGAGGTGTATCCACTGGGGCTTCTACCAAACGTGGGTGTTGTTGTTGGAGTTTCTCAAAGAATGTCTTTCTCGGCAAGTGCAGAGTTTCCGTGTTTTGAGCCTACACCTCAAGCTCAGACTATACTCCATTGCCTGCTCCGCCACCTCCTTCAG CGGGATAAAAATGAAGAGGCGTTACTCTTAGCACAATTATCTGCAGAGAAACCTCACTTCTCCCATTGCCTGGAGTGGCTTCTTTTTACGGTTTTTGAGGCAGATATTTCTCG GCCAAATGCAAACAGGAGCCAGATCTCAGGACCTGGACATCTTAAAAAGTTATCCCTTTTGCGGAAAGCCTGTGATTTAATAAAACATTTCCCGGAGTACTACGATGTGGTTGTGAATGTTGCCAGAAAAACAGATGCCCGTCACTGGGCTGATTTATTTTCTGCTGCTGGGATTTCAACAAC GTTGTTTGAGGACTGCTTCCAGCGAAGATGGTATCGGACAGCAGCTTGTTATATACTT GTGATTGCCAAACTAGAAGGTCCTGCTGTCAGCCAGTACTGCGCATTACGACTACTGCAG GCGACACTTGATGAGTCCCTATACGATCTTGCTGGAGAGCTG GTGAGGTTCTTGCTGAGATCTGGAAGAGAAATTGAGCAAGCACCAACAGAAGCAGATACATTATCATCGCCTAAGCTTCTCGGGTTTCTTATTTTTGGTTCCAGCCACAAGAAGTCATCACTAGATAAGAG TAGCTCGTCGTTCAAGGAGCAAAGTCCTCACGTTGCTTCTGTCAAGAGCATACTAGAGAGTCATGCCAGTTACTTGATGTCTGGTAAAGAACTTTCAAAGCTTGTTGCCTTCGTGAAAGGCACCCAGTTCGATATTGTG GACTTTCTTCAAAGAGAAAGATACGGCTGCGCTCAGCTGGAGAATTTCGCAGCAGGGCTTGAACTCATTGGGCAAAAG CTGCAAATGAGTGAGCTACAGAACCGGTTAGATGCAGAGTTTCTGTTGGCTCAGATGTGTTCTGTCAAGTTCAAAGAATGGATAGTTGTTCTTGCCACTCTTTTACAACGATCTGAG GTTCTTTATGATATATTCCGGTCTGATCTACGGTTGTGGAAAGCATATAGCATGACATTACAG TCACACTTGGGTTTCGCTCAGTACCATGACTTACTCCAGATCTTGGAGGAGAAACTCTCAGCCACCGCAGGAGAAGGAAGCAGTAGAGGTTCCATCTCTTGA
- the LOC106312115 gene encoding RAB6A-GEF complex partner protein 1-like isoform X2, translated as MYMAYGWPQVIPLLPGSCPSSQRIVYLKLAGKLLLVVSPSHLELWGSSQQRVRLGKYIRDEKSVREEGENLQAVWSPDSKLIAVLTSSFFLHIYKVKFMDKRIKTGERQPSELCFASMSLLLSEQVPFAGEDLSVSNFVRDGKTMLLGLSDGCLYSISWKGEFGGAFTIGSQRSDSNDDRLLPYTLGNGLVSGVDSAALASDDKISTKSAIVQLELCTLSKLLFVLDSDGMLVVCSVNKKGLKYTESIKAEKKLAGDAVCASVASEKQILAVGTRKGAVELYDLSQSVSLLRTVSLHDWGYSADYTGPVNSIAWTPDNSAFAVGWKSRGLAVWSVSGCRLMSTVRQIGLSSSSSPKINPNQDSRYEPLMNGTSAIQWDEYGYRLFATEEASCDRILAFSFGKCCLNRGVSGKTYIRQVMYGEDRLLMVQAEDTDDLKLLHLKLPVSYITQNWPVQHVAASEDGQYLAIAGLHGLILYDVRFKKWRVFGDVSQEQQIHCKGLLWLGKIVVICNYIETSETYELLFYPRYHLDQSSLLCRKVLLGKPMVMDVYQDYILVSYHPFIIHVYHVKLYGELTPSSKAYLELSTVRELSIMTAKSHPAAMRFVPDQHPREREVDSDNLSSDLSDREPSRCLILRGNGELSLLDLVDGRERELTDSVELFWVTCGQSEEKTNLVEEVSWLDYGHRGMQVWYPSLGDDPFIQEDFLQLDPELEFDREVYPLGLLPNVGVVVGVSQRMSFSASAEFPCFEPTPQAQTILHCLLRHLLQRDKNEEALLLAQLSAEKPHFSHCLEWLLFTVFEADISRPNANRSQISGPGHLKKLSLLRKACDLIKHFPEYYDVVVNVARKTDARHWADLFSAAGISTTLFEDCFQRRWYRTAACYILVIAKLEGPAVSQYCALRLLQATLDESLYDLAGELVRFLLRSGREIEQAPTEADTLSSPKLLGFLIFGSSHKKSSLDKSSSFKEQSPHVASVKSILESHASYLMSGKELSKLVAFVKGTQFDIVDFLQRERYGCAQLENFAAGLELIGQKLQMSELQNRLDAEFLLAQMCSVKFKEWIVVLATLLQRSEVLYDIFRSDLRLWKAYSMTLQSHLGFAQYHDLLQILEEKLSATAGEGSSRGSIS; from the exons ATGTATATGGCTTATGGATGGCCACAGGTGATCCCGCTTCTACCGGGATCGTGTCCGTCTTCTCAGAGAATCGTCTACCTTAAGCTCGCCGGCAAGCTGTTGCTGGTTGTGTCTCCGTCTCACTTGGAGCTTTGGGGCTCTTCTCAG CAACGAGTGAGGTTGGGGAAGTACATTAGAGATGAGAAGTCGGTGCGTGAAGAAGGGGAGAATCTGCAAGCTGTGTGGAGTCCAGACTCTAAATTGATTGCTGTTCTT ACCTCATCTTTCTTTCTTCATATATATAAAGTAAAGTTTATGGATAAACGAATAAAGACTGGGGAGAGACAGCCTTCTGAGTTGTGTTTTGCGAGCATGTCTCTTTTGCTAAGTGAGCAGGTCCCTTTTGCTGGGGAGGACTTGTCTGT GAGCAATTTTGTGAGGGACGGGAAAACTATGCTGTTGGGACTCTCTGATGGATGTTTATATAGTATTTCCTGGAAAGGAGAG TTTGGTGGAGCTTTCACCATTGGTTCTCAACGTTCTGATAGCAACGATGATAGGCTCTTGCCTTACACCCTCGGTAATGGGCTAGTTTCTGGAGTAGATTCAGCAGCACTTGCATCTGATGACAAAATCTCGACAAAATCGGCTATTGTTCAGCTGGAGCTCTGCACTCTTTCCAAGTTATTGTTTGTGTTAGATTCTGATGGGATGCTAGTGGTATGCTCTGTGAATAAGAAAGGTTTAAAGTATACTGAGAGCATTAAAGCGGAGAAGAAGTTGGCTGGTGATGCTGTTTGTGCATCAGTGGCTTCAGAGAAACAAATTCTTGCTGTGGGTACAAGAAAAGGAGCGGTGGAGTTATATGATCTTTCACAATCGGTCTCTCTCTTACGTACAGTTTCTTTGCATGACTGGGG TTATTCAGCGGATTATACTGGGCCTGTGAATAGCATTGCATGGACGCCTGACAACTCTGCTTTTGCGGTTGGGTGGAAGTCGAGAGGGCTTGCAGTTTGGTCTGTTTCGGGATGTAGATTGATGTCAACTGTCCGCCAAATTGGACTGAGCTCTTCATCTTCCCCTAAAATAAACCCAAACCAAGACTCTAGATACGAACCGCTGATGAATGGTACTTCAGCCATCCAGTGGGATGAATATGGATATAGATTATTTGCTACAGAGGAGGCATCTTGCGATAGAATCCTTGCATTTTCTTTTGGAAAATGTTGCTTAAACAGAGGAGTTTCAGGAAAAACTTATATTCGTCAGGTAATGTATGGTGAGGATAGGCTACTCATGGTTCAAGCGGAGGACACTGATGATCTTAAGCTTTTACATCTAAAACTTCCA GTTTCTTATATTACTCAGAATTGGCCTGTTCAACACGTGGCAGCTAGCGAGGACGGGCAATACCTGGCTATTGCTGGTTTACATGGTCTGATTTTATATGACGTTAGATTTAAGAAATGGAGAGTATTTGGAGATGTCAGTCAAGAACAACAGATTCATTGCAAGGGTTTGTTATGGTTGGGGAAGATTGTCGTAATCTGTAACTACATCGAAACTTCTGAGAC GTATGAATTGCTTTTCTATCCAAGATATCACCTTGACCAGAGCTCTTTACTTTGTCGTAAAGTGCTGCTTGGCAAACCAATGGTGATGGATGTTTACCAGGATTATATACTTGTATCTTACCATCCGTTCATCATCCACGTATACCATGTCAAGTTATATGGTGAATTGACACCTTCAAGCAAAGCATATTTAGAG CTTTCCACAGTAAGAGAATTGTCCATCATGACTGCAAAGAGCCATCCAGCAGCAATGCGATTTGTTCCTGACCAGCACCCAAGAGAGCGCGAGGTGGATAGTGATAATTTGTCTTCTGATCTGTCAGACAGGGAACCCTCAAG GTGTCTTATACTGCGGGGAAATGGGGAGCTTTCACTTCTTGATTTGGTTGATGGAAGAGAGAGGGAACTTACAGACTCAGTTGAACTATTTTGGGTGACATGTGGTCAATCGGAGGAAAAGACAAATCTCGTCGAGGAAGTATCTTGGCTAGATTATGGTCATCGAGGAATGCAG GTTTGGTATCCTTCTCTAGGGGACGATCCTTTTATCCAAGAGGATTTCTTGCAG TTGGATCCAGAGTTGGAATTTGATCGTGAGGTGTATCCACTGGGGCTTCTACCAAACGTGGGTGTTGTTGTTGGAGTTTCTCAAAGAATGTCTTTCTCGGCAAGTGCAGAGTTTCCGTGTTTTGAGCCTACACCTCAAGCTCAGACTATACTCCATTGCCTGCTCCGCCACCTCCTTCAG CGGGATAAAAATGAAGAGGCGTTACTCTTAGCACAATTATCTGCAGAGAAACCTCACTTCTCCCATTGCCTGGAGTGGCTTCTTTTTACGGTTTTTGAGGCAGATATTTCTCG GCCAAATGCAAACAGGAGCCAGATCTCAGGACCTGGACATCTTAAAAAGTTATCCCTTTTGCGGAAAGCCTGTGATTTAATAAAACATTTCCCGGAGTACTACGATGTGGTTGTGAATGTTGCCAGAAAAACAGATGCCCGTCACTGGGCTGATTTATTTTCTGCTGCTGGGATTTCAACAAC GTTGTTTGAGGACTGCTTCCAGCGAAGATGGTATCGGACAGCAGCTTGTTATATACTT GTGATTGCCAAACTAGAAGGTCCTGCTGTCAGCCAGTACTGCGCATTACGACTACTGCAG GCGACACTTGATGAGTCCCTATACGATCTTGCTGGAGAGCTG GTGAGGTTCTTGCTGAGATCTGGAAGAGAAATTGAGCAAGCACCAACAGAAGCAGATACATTATCATCGCCTAAGCTTCTCGGGTTTCTTATTTTTGGTTCCAGCCACAAGAAGTCATCACTAGATAAGAG CTCGTCGTTCAAGGAGCAAAGTCCTCACGTTGCTTCTGTCAAGAGCATACTAGAGAGTCATGCCAGTTACTTGATGTCTGGTAAAGAACTTTCAAAGCTTGTTGCCTTCGTGAAAGGCACCCAGTTCGATATTGTG GACTTTCTTCAAAGAGAAAGATACGGCTGCGCTCAGCTGGAGAATTTCGCAGCAGGGCTTGAACTCATTGGGCAAAAG CTGCAAATGAGTGAGCTACAGAACCGGTTAGATGCAGAGTTTCTGTTGGCTCAGATGTGTTCTGTCAAGTTCAAAGAATGGATAGTTGTTCTTGCCACTCTTTTACAACGATCTGAG GTTCTTTATGATATATTCCGGTCTGATCTACGGTTGTGGAAAGCATATAGCATGACATTACAG TCACACTTGGGTTTCGCTCAGTACCATGACTTACTCCAGATCTTGGAGGAGAAACTCTCAGCCACCGCAGGAGAAGGAAGCAGTAGAGGTTCCATCTCTTGA
- the LOC106312519 gene encoding probable polygalacturonase isoform X1: MDKQTHHFAFNTKETMKNILLCIVTIITLSFLTTNAQGRKVSQSYETYEYTAITCRSHSASITDFGGVGDGKTLNTKAFQSAVDHLSQYSSDGGAQLFVPAGKWLTGSFSLTSHFTLFLHKDATLLAAQDLEEYPVLKALPSYGRGRDAAGGRFASLVFGTNLSDVIITGNNGTIDGQGSFWWQKFHGGKLKYTRPYLIELMFSDTIQISNITLIDSPSWNIHPVYSSNILVKGVTIIAPVKSPNTDGINPDSCTNTRIEDCYIISGDDCVAVKSGWDEYGIAFGMPTKHLIIRRLTCVSPYSAAIALGSEMSGGIEDVRAEDITAYQTESGVRIKTAVGRGAFVRNVYVRGMSLHTMKWVFWMTGNYKAHADSHYDPHALPEITGINYRDIVAENVSMAGRLEGISGDPFTGICISNATISMAVKHKKAIWMCSDVEGVTSGVDPKPCDLLDGKQSEKMDGGCEFPSDVLEIDNVELKSCSYQNVT, translated from the exons ATGGATAAACAAACCCACCATTTTGCTTTCA ATACAAAGGAAACCATGAAGAACATACTCTTATGCATAGTTACTATCATAACCCTCTCGTTCCTTACAACCAATGCTCAAGGAAGAAAGGTATCACAGTCATATGAAACGTACGAGTACACAGCCATCACTTGCAGATCCCATAGCGCCTCCATAACAGACTTCGGTGGCGTCGGAGACGGCAAAACCTTGAACACAAAGGCCTTCCAGAGCGCCGTAGATCATCTCAGCCAATACTCATCCGACGGTGGAGCTCAGCTCTTTGTCCCCGCCGGAAAATGGCTCACGGGAAGCTTCAGCCTCACAAGCCATTTCACTTTGTTTCTTCACAAAGACGCTACGCTTCTCGCTGCTCAAGACTTAGAAGAATACCCAGTTTTAAAAGCTTTGCCTTCTTACGGAAGAGGACGTGACGCCGCCGGTGGAAGATTCGCCAGTCTTGTCTTCGGAACTAATCTCTCCGACGTAATCATAACTG GAAACAATGGTACAATCGACGGTCAAGGATCGTTTTGGTGGCAAAAATTCCATGGTGGTAAACTCAAGTATACTCGGCCGTACCTGATCGAGTTAATGTTCTCCGACACTATCCAGATATCGAACATAACGCTCATTGATTCTCCGTCGTGGAATATACACCCGGTGTACAGTAG CAACATCCTCGTGAAAGGAGTGACGATCATCGCCCCGGTGAAATCGCCGAACACCGACGGAATCAACCCAG ATTCGTGCACCAACACCAGAATCGAAGACTGCTACATAATCTCCGGCGACGACTGCGTCGCCGTGAAAAGCGGATGGGACGAGTACGGAATCGCCTTCGGCATGCCGACGAAGCACCTCATAATCCGCCGCCTCACCTGCGTCTCCCCGTACAGCGCCGCGATCGCGCTGGGGAGCGAGATGTCCGGCGGAATCGAAGACGTCCGGGCGGAGGACATCACCGCGTACCAGACCGAGTCCGGCGTGCGGATCAAAACCGCCGTGGGGAGAGGAGCGTTCGTGAGGAACGTGTACGTGAGAGGGATGAGCCTCCACACGATGAAGTGGGTGTTCTGGATGACCGGGAACTACAAGGCCCACGCAGATAGCCACTACGACCCTCACGCTCTACCGGAGATAACCGGGATTAATTATAGAGACATTGTGGCTGAGAATGTTTCGATGGCTGGGAGGCTTGAAGGGATCTCGGGAGATCCGTTTACCGGGATTTGTATTTCGAATGCTACGATCTCTATGGCGGTTAAGCATAAGAAGGCGATTTGGATGTGTAGTGACGTGGAGGGTGTTACTAGTGGTGTTGATCCTAAGCCGTGCGATTTGCTTGATGGAAAGCAGTCGGAGAAGATGGACGGTGGGTGTGAGTTTCCCAGTGATGTGTTGGAGATTGATAATGTCGAGCTTAAGAGTTGTAGCTATCAGAATGTTACCTAA